TGCATGACAACGTTGACCTTTTGGAGACCAACCATATTCTGCGGTTTCATTGGTATTGATGCCTGATTCATCGATATAAAGAATGTGATCTTCACCATATTGCTGCTTCCACTGAGGCAAACACCATTCAAATACAGCACGGCTTAACTTGCAGGCTTGTTTGTAGAGAAAACTCTTTTTTTACGCGTCCAACCCATCTTATTTAGAGCTTTTAAAATGACATGATAGCCAACGCTATAACCGAATTTCTGTTCAAACAAAGGAATAAGATCTTTAGCTTGGGTAAATGGCGTTGTTTTTACAAATGCTTCAAAAGCTTGCAGGTCCAGAATCTTTGAGGGACGTCCTACATTTGGAGACTTAGGTTGTTTGAGTTGACCAGTCTGCTGTTCGATCAGGATCCAATCATCGAGCGTGGTTCTGGCAATATTAAATATTTCGCACGTCTTAGATTTATGCTTTGACTCTTTATAAAACTGCATGGCTTTTTCGCGTAAATCGACAGAATATGTTTTTGGCATGATCTTAAAGATTAGAGTTTTTTCTATTGTAGCTCATCTTAAGTTTTTAGCTATATTATGTAAAAAAATTAACAACTCAAATTTGCAATCACGTTATAAATAGACTTTCACCATTACACATACAAAATAATTAAATTTGTTTTTTCTAAAAGCAAATATACCAATCGCCCACCTACAAACCAATAAAAAAGCGCCCGAAGGCGCTTTTTTATTACATCAATGATTAATAGATAATTTGATTGTTATTGATTAAATCATCCAAAGTAACTTTTTCGGCTTGATTCAGCAGTACCAACAAACTCTCTGACTGATAATGATCTTGTGATTTACCATCACGATCAATCGCAATCTCTACTTGTTGCTGAACAGCATCGTAGTTTACTGATACAAAATCAGATAAATTATCGGCATTTGCTGTATCTGACAGTAATGCTGAAATGTCGATTTGCTGAGTAGAATCCACTTCAACTGTAAAGTCTTCTACTGTACGAAGTTGATTACCGCCCAAGTTATCATCATTTAATAGATCAAAGATCATATCGTCATTAATCGGCAGTTCCAATGCAAAGCGCGTAGCTACTGGTATTACTTCAGCGGATAATGCTTGCACATTGTTTGAATCATTCAAATCATTTTGCAAATCATTTATAAAGTTTGTATCAACAATGATACCTTCAGGTGCTTTCACTATGATCTTGAAATCATTAGAAGTATCTGCTTTTGCTGCATCTTTATAGACATAGTAACCATTTTCACTTTCAGTGACTGTCTGACCATTCACAGTAACCTGCAAGCCAGATAGACCATCTAATGAAGGTGCTTTAAATTGAATACCGTCTACTTGTAATGTACCAGTATCATCTTTCACAACCTGTGATTTAAGAACAAATTCGTATTTGTCATACACCTGTTGTTGTGGTTGTTTACTCTCAAACCCATCTGTTTCAGGATTGTAAGCAATGATTGTACCATCAGAGAATGCAATACCATGAATATTATTAATGACTAAATTCACATTCACCCCATCATGTGAGATTAAGAATGTGTAGTTATCAATATGATTATTCACATCTGAGTTATTGGTCATAATCTTGTCAACTTTAAAGGTGTTTTCATTGAACGGTTCATCAAAAATCACCCAATCCTTTTGATCATCACCACGATTGCCCGCAATACCTTTTGGCATTTTACTCAAGAAATCCTGACCATTGACTTTTGTTGAATATAACGCAATCAGATCAGCATAATTGAAGACAAAAATCTCATGATGCTCTGCACTTGCTGTATAGTTCGATAAGCGGTCTAATGCACTTGCAGCGACATTAAAGTCTGTAGCATTCTTGATAATATCAGCAGCTAAATCGTAATAGTTAACAATTTCAACATTCTCTGTATCTTCAGGCAAAATAATATAATCACCATTTACATCGCGATAAATATTTTTTAATCCCTCTAATGATGCATCATACAATGGTTGAGGTTCATCACTTGAATCCGATAAATCTTCAACTACTTTGTGATGCTGAACAGTACCGACTAAAGATGCTGTTACTTCAGGCAGATCTAATTGATCTTGATCTAACAGATCCAACTCAACAGGTTTTGTTGGTGCGTAAACAGTCACATCAACTGTGACGCTGTTATAAGCCTTAGAATCATTCATTTTCTCAGTTGCGATCGCATCAATAGTAATATTCATCACTTTGTTTTGATCAACAAGATTGTAATCACCTGGAACTCGAACAAATAATTTCGCACCCGTTAGATCCAAACCATTAACGTCATAATGAATAATACCATTGGCATCAGCTTTACCAATAACAACAGTTTGACCATCAATGATAGCTGTTAAAGTTGTATTTTGAATTAAACCCTTAAATACAAGTTCCAAGCTTTCTGAACCATCTTTATCAACAAGTGAACTATTCAAGTCACCTAAATAGATTTGATCTCCAACTTCACCTTCACGAGCATCATAAATGCGGTAGAAGAAATGCTTATCGGTATCTGTAGACGAGGACTGAATTTTATCTGATACAGAAATATCATCTATACCATAATAATTATCGAGCGCTTCTTTAGCAGTTTCAAGATCAGGATAATATGCCAAGTCTTGACCAGATGCTTTCTCAACCACTTTATAATCAAAACTACCCACACCTGAAGCATTATGCATGTAGAAATTGTAGGTATAAAAACCACTTTTCGTCACAATTAATGTGTCTGTTGCAGTCGTTGGTACACCCTGCCAGCTCACATGGAATGGGTTATTATCACCAATCAATAACATAGCACTGTCATCAGCTGAGCCTTGGTACTCATACTCCGTACCAGCTTTCAAATAGACATAGCCTGTCATTGCTACACCCGTATATGCTGATAAGTTACCTGACGTTGGTACACCTTTGTCATTCTTATCTTTAAAACCTAAAGCTTCAGAATCTAGTTGATACACTTCCGAACCAAATTCATTTGATGCCTTATACTTCGTTTGACCTGAAGTTAAATACTCAAATGCACCGAATAACGTATCAGCTTTAGCACCACTACCAGCATCAGGTCTACCTGCTGCATTAGTACCATTGAGTAAGTTATATGAAATATTACTATCAGTGGTAACAGTCTTAAGATCACGCCAAACCGTCATATTCAATGCAATATTTTCAAGATCTAAAGCCGTTGAATTCAAGCTTATTTGAGGAACATCCGCAATTGCTTCAACATGAATATTAACTTGCGCTTCTTCAGATGCTAAACCTTCTTTATCTTCAACAACATATTTGAATGATGTGTCTCCACTCCAATCCTTATTAGGCTTAAAGATTAAACTACTGCTACTGTCAAAGTAATCACCAGCTTTCAGAGGAGTCGTACTACCCTGAAGAATCAATACACCATTTAATGGTAATTCAGTGATTTGATATTTATTTACACTACCATCTTCAACATCTGAACCATTTATCTGAATTACAACAGATGTATCTTCATTAGTAGTCGCTTCAACTGCAATAGCTACTGGTGCATCATTATAACGATCCAAGCCATCTTTACCTTCTGGTAACTCATCCGTTGCATCAATTGGATGACCGTTACGGTCTTCAGTGGTCGCAACTACTGTTAATTCACCATCCGCAAACTCAGTAGGTACTTGTGCTGTATAGCTGCCATCTGTATTGACTGTGGTTTCTACAGTCGCTTCAACTGGCGCACCATTTT
The sequence above is drawn from the Acinetobacter lanii genome and encodes:
- a CDS encoding IS630 transposase-related protein, with translation MPKTYSVDLREKAMQFYKESKHKSKTCEIFNIARTTLDDWILIEQQTGQLKQPKSPNVGRPSKILDLQAFEAFVKTTPFTQAKDLIPLFEQKFGYSVGYHVILKALNKMGWTRKKRVFSTNKPAS